The Halobacterium sp. CBA1132 genome has a segment encoding these proteins:
- a CDS encoding cobalt-precorrin-7 (C(5))-methyltransferase gives MSDDYDLDSGPDPAAFAASGPEAAADGQRVVHAVGVGPGNPEFLTPRGERAIREAGVVVGFETVVEFVADHTDADLLTCGYRDEGETLATFAERVAAGERGTAVLMGDPNHSGYQFLGKVERAVERPVRVIPGVSSLQVAASRARTPMEDTEFVTLHKSGDLTDDLARLRESVGERHLLVLPRPFDLMPGDVAADLVDAGADPELPALVLEKLTHDDEEITRTTLADLANYAGEETPFSDLSVLAVRRP, from the coding sequence GTGAGCGACGACTACGACCTCGATTCGGGGCCGGACCCGGCGGCGTTCGCGGCCAGCGGTCCCGAAGCAGCGGCGGACGGTCAGCGAGTCGTCCACGCGGTCGGCGTCGGCCCCGGGAACCCGGAGTTCCTGACGCCGCGCGGCGAGCGCGCGATACGCGAGGCGGGCGTCGTCGTCGGGTTCGAGACGGTCGTGGAGTTCGTCGCTGACCACACGGACGCAGACCTGCTGACGTGTGGCTACCGCGACGAGGGCGAGACGTTGGCGACGTTCGCGGAGCGCGTCGCGGCCGGCGAGCGCGGGACGGCGGTGCTGATGGGCGACCCGAACCACTCGGGCTACCAGTTCCTCGGGAAGGTCGAGCGTGCGGTGGAGCGGCCCGTGCGCGTGATTCCGGGCGTCTCGTCGCTGCAGGTGGCGGCGAGCCGGGCGCGCACGCCGATGGAGGACACCGAGTTCGTCACGCTCCACAAGAGCGGCGACCTGACCGACGACCTCGCGCGGCTCCGCGAATCTGTGGGCGAGCGCCACCTGCTCGTGCTGCCGCGGCCGTTCGACTTGATGCCGGGTGACGTCGCCGCCGACCTGGTGGACGCGGGCGCCGACCCCGAGTTGCCGGCGCTCGTGCTGGAGAAGTTGACTCACGACGACGAGGAGATAACGCGAACGACCCTCGCCGACCTCGCCAACTACGCCGGCGAGGAGACGCCGTTCTCGGACCTCTCGGTGCTGGCGGTCCGCCGACCGTAG